A single window of Leclercia adecarboxylata DNA harbors:
- a CDS encoding toxin-antitoxin system YwqK family antitoxin → MKQALTLIPLVVLLAGCADFASSVTNTIDGMGMTPDYAKGLKDDLEPQKKLATPVVKVADTVPEGKLVEKYDNGNKKFETVIKNRCFNDYIDVYYPNGVLRSHTPLVNCQAEGLSQGYTQEGKLRSTITFKQSVANGEAKTYDASGKVVQTVIYKDGFPQKS, encoded by the coding sequence GTGAAACAGGCCCTTACGTTGATACCTCTGGTGGTGCTGCTTGCCGGCTGCGCCGATTTTGCCTCGTCGGTGACCAACACCATAGATGGAATGGGGATGACCCCCGACTATGCAAAAGGCTTAAAGGACGATCTTGAGCCGCAGAAAAAGTTAGCCACGCCGGTGGTGAAGGTGGCTGATACCGTGCCTGAGGGCAAGCTCGTCGAGAAGTATGACAATGGTAATAAGAAGTTTGAGACCGTCATTAAGAACCGTTGCTTTAACGACTATATCGACGTCTATTACCCGAACGGCGTTCTCAGAAGCCATACGCCGCTGGTTAACTGTCAGGCGGAAGGGCTGTCACAGGGCTATACCCAGGAAGGGAAGCTGCGCTCGACCATTACGTTCAAACAGAGTGTGGCGAACGGCGAGGCAAAAACCTATGACGCGAGCGGCAAAGTCGTGCAGACGGTGATCTACAAAGATGGCTTCCCGCAGAAAAGCTAA
- the dapB gene encoding 4-hydroxy-tetrahydrodipicolinate reductase has translation MHDAQVRVAIAGAGGRMGRQLIQAILQMDGVTLGAALEREGSSLLGADAGELAGAGKSGVTVQSSLEAVKDDFDVFIDFTRPEGTLTHLAFCRQHGKGMVIGTTGFDDAGKQAIQDAANEVAIVFAANFSVGVNVMLKLLEKAAKVMGDYTDIEIIEAHHRYKVDAPSGTALAMGEAIAQAMDKDLKECAVYTREGHTGERVPGTIGFATVRAGDIVGEHTAMFADIGERVEITHKASSRMTFANGAVRSAIWLKGKKDGLFDMRDVLNLNNL, from the coding sequence ATGCATGATGCACAGGTCCGCGTCGCCATTGCTGGCGCGGGTGGCCGTATGGGCCGTCAGTTAATTCAGGCGATATTGCAGATGGATGGCGTCACGCTTGGCGCGGCTCTGGAGCGTGAAGGCTCATCGCTGCTGGGTGCCGATGCCGGGGAACTGGCGGGGGCAGGTAAGTCAGGCGTCACCGTACAAAGCAGCCTTGAGGCGGTTAAAGACGACTTCGATGTCTTCATCGACTTCACCCGTCCTGAAGGTACGCTGACTCACCTGGCGTTTTGCCGTCAGCATGGCAAAGGAATGGTTATTGGCACCACCGGTTTCGATGATGCTGGCAAGCAGGCTATTCAGGATGCCGCCAACGAGGTTGCTATCGTCTTTGCAGCGAACTTCAGCGTGGGCGTGAACGTCATGCTCAAACTGCTTGAGAAAGCGGCGAAGGTGATGGGGGATTACACCGATATCGAAATCATCGAGGCGCATCATCGTTATAAAGTCGATGCTCCTTCTGGCACCGCGCTGGCCATGGGCGAGGCGATTGCTCAGGCGATGGATAAGGATTTGAAAGAGTGTGCAGTCTACACCCGGGAAGGTCATACGGGAGAACGTGTCCCAGGCACTATTGGGTTTGCTACCGTTCGTGCGGGTGACATTGTGGGCGAACATACCGCGATGTTTGCCGATATCGGCGAGCGGGTTGAAATCACCCATAAAGCGTCCAGCCGTATGACTTTTGCAAATGGGGCGGTTCGTTCTGCAATTTGGTTGAAAGGCAAAAAAGATGGTCTTTTTGACATGCGAGATGTGCTCAATCTTAACAATTTATAA
- the carA gene encoding glutamine-hydrolyzing carbamoyl-phosphate synthase small subunit, with the protein MIKSALLVLEDGTQFIGRAIGATGSAVGEVVFNTSMTGYQEILTDPSYSRQIVTLTYPHIGNVGTNAADEESSQVHAQGLIIRDLPLIASNYRNTEDLSSYLKRHNIVAIADIDTRKLTRLLREKGAQNGCIIAGDNLDAALAQEKAKAFPGLNGMDLAKEVTTAEAYSWTQGSWTLAGELPEAKKEDELPFHVVAYDYGAKRNILRMLVDRGCRLTVVPAKTPADDVLKMNPDGIFLSNGPGDPAPCDYAIDAIKTFLETDIPVFGICLGHQLLALASGAKTVKMKFGHHGGNHPVKDIDNNTVMITAQNHGFAVDEASMPATLRVTHKSLFDGTLQGIHRTDKPAFSFQGHPEASPGPHDAAPLFDHFIELIEQYRKTAK; encoded by the coding sequence TTGATTAAGTCAGCGCTATTGGTTCTGGAAGACGGAACCCAGTTTATCGGTCGGGCCATTGGGGCAACAGGTTCGGCGGTTGGGGAAGTCGTTTTCAATACTTCAATGACCGGTTATCAAGAAATCCTCACTGATCCTTCCTATTCCCGCCAAATCGTCACTCTAACTTATCCCCATATCGGTAATGTCGGCACTAACGCCGCTGATGAAGAGTCCTCCCAGGTACATGCACAAGGTCTGATTATTCGCGACCTGCCGCTGATTGCCAGCAACTATCGCAATACCGAAGACCTCTCTTCCTACCTGAAACGCCATAACATCGTGGCGATTGCCGATATCGATACCCGTAAGTTGACGCGTCTGCTGCGAGAAAAAGGTGCCCAGAACGGCTGCATCATCGCTGGGGACAACCTGGACGCGGCTCTGGCGCAGGAAAAAGCCAAAGCCTTCCCGGGGCTGAACGGCATGGATCTGGCAAAAGAAGTGACCACCGCTGAGGCCTACAGCTGGACTCAGGGTAGCTGGACGCTGGCAGGTGAGCTGCCGGAAGCGAAAAAAGAAGACGAGCTGCCGTTCCACGTGGTGGCGTATGACTACGGTGCCAAGCGCAATATCCTGCGCATGCTGGTGGACCGTGGCTGCCGTCTGACCGTTGTGCCGGCGAAAACCCCGGCAGACGACGTGCTGAAGATGAACCCGGACGGGATCTTCCTCTCCAACGGCCCGGGTGACCCGGCACCGTGCGACTACGCAATCGACGCGATTAAGACCTTCCTTGAAACCGATATTCCGGTCTTCGGGATCTGCCTCGGCCATCAGCTGCTGGCGCTGGCGAGCGGTGCCAAAACCGTGAAGATGAAGTTCGGTCACCACGGTGGTAACCACCCGGTGAAAGATATCGATAACAATACCGTGATGATTACCGCGCAGAACCACGGCTTTGCGGTGGATGAAGCCTCCATGCCGGCAACACTGCGCGTAACGCACAAGTCGCTGTTCGACGGCACCCTGCAGGGGATTCATCGTACCGACAAACCGGCGTTCAGTTTCCAGGGGCACCCGGAAGCCAGCCCAGGCCCGCACGATGCCGCGCCGCTGTTCGATCACTTCATCGAACTCATTGAGCAATACCGTAAGACCGCTAAATAA
- the ispH gene encoding 4-hydroxy-3-methylbut-2-enyl diphosphate reductase, translated as MQILLANPRGFCAGVDRAISIVENALELYGAPIYVRHEVVHNRYVVDSLRTRGAIFIEQIDEVPDGAILIFSAHGVSQAVRNEAKNRDLTVFDATCPLVTKVHMEVARASRRGEESILIGHAGHPEVEGTMGQYSNPQGGMYLVESPDDVLTLNVKNEAKLSFMTQTTLSVDDTSDVIDALRKRFPKIVGPRKDDICYATTNRQEAVRALAEQADVVLVVGSKNSSNSNRLAELAQRMGKAAFLIDDATDIQEAWVKEAQCVGVTAGASAPDILVQNVIARLQELGGGEAIPLAGREENIVFEVPKELRIDAREVE; from the coding sequence ATGCAGATCCTGTTGGCTAACCCGCGCGGTTTCTGTGCCGGAGTAGACCGCGCTATCAGCATTGTTGAAAACGCGCTGGAGCTTTATGGCGCGCCGATTTATGTCCGTCACGAAGTAGTGCATAACCGCTACGTGGTGGATAGCCTGCGTACCCGCGGGGCGATCTTTATTGAGCAGATCGACGAAGTGCCGGATGGCGCGATCCTGATCTTCTCCGCACATGGCGTCTCCCAGGCGGTGCGTAACGAAGCGAAAAATCGCGATCTCACTGTCTTTGACGCCACCTGTCCGCTGGTCACTAAAGTGCATATGGAAGTCGCACGTGCAAGCCGTCGCGGCGAAGAGTCGATCCTGATTGGTCATGCCGGTCACCCGGAAGTGGAAGGCACCATGGGCCAGTACAGCAACCCGCAAGGGGGGATGTACCTGGTGGAGTCTCCGGACGATGTGCTGACGCTGAACGTCAAAAACGAAGCGAAGCTGTCGTTTATGACCCAGACCACGCTCTCGGTGGATGACACCTCTGACGTTATTGATGCGCTGCGTAAGCGCTTCCCGAAAATTGTCGGCCCGCGCAAAGACGATATCTGCTACGCCACCACTAACCGTCAGGAAGCCGTACGCGCCCTGGCGGAACAGGCGGATGTGGTGCTGGTCGTCGGCTCGAAAAACTCCTCGAACTCCAACCGTCTGGCCGAACTGGCGCAGCGGATGGGGAAAGCGGCGTTCCTGATTGACGATGCTACCGATATTCAGGAAGCCTGGGTGAAAGAGGCCCAGTGCGTCGGCGTGACAGCCGGTGCCTCCGCTCCGGATATTCTGGTACAGAACGTCATTGCACGTTTGCAGGAGCTGGGCGGCGGGGAAGCTATTCCTCTGGCAGGCCGTGAAGAGAATATCGTCTTCGAAGTGCCGAAAGAGTTGCGTATCGACGCCCGGGAAGTGGAATAA
- a CDS encoding YgdI/YgdR family lipoprotein, protein MQNKLLMASVFAAATLFTVAGCSSNQAVKTTDGKTIITDGKPQVDDDTGLVSYENAETGQTEQINRDQVKSMGELDN, encoded by the coding sequence ATGCAAAACAAACTACTGATGGCTTCTGTCTTTGCGGCTGCAACTTTATTTACCGTGGCAGGGTGTTCATCTAATCAGGCGGTGAAAACTACCGACGGTAAAACCATTATCACCGATGGTAAGCCGCAGGTAGATGATGACACCGGCCTGGTCTCATATGAGAATGCGGAAACCGGGCAAACCGAGCAGATTAACCGCGATCAGGTTAAATCTATGGGTGAGCTGGATAACTGA
- the lspA gene encoding signal peptidase II: protein MSKSLSSTGLRWLWLVVVVLIIDLGSKYLILQNFALGDTVPLFPSLNLHYARNYGAAFSFLADSGGWQRWFFAGIALGICVVLAVLMYRGKATQKLNNIAYALIIGGALGNLFDRLWHGFVVDMIDFYVGNWHFATFNLADTAICIGAALIVLEGFLPKPAAKEQA from the coding sequence ATGAGTAAATCACTCTCTTCAACAGGGCTGCGCTGGCTGTGGCTGGTAGTGGTCGTGCTGATTATCGATCTGGGCAGCAAGTACCTGATCCTCCAGAACTTTGCTCTGGGGGATACGGTTCCGCTGTTCCCATCGCTTAATCTGCACTATGCGCGCAACTATGGCGCGGCGTTTAGCTTCCTGGCTGACAGCGGCGGCTGGCAGCGCTGGTTCTTCGCGGGTATCGCGCTTGGTATCTGCGTGGTGCTGGCAGTGCTGATGTACCGCGGTAAAGCCACGCAAAAGCTGAATAACATCGCCTACGCGCTGATCATTGGCGGCGCGCTGGGCAACCTGTTCGACCGTCTGTGGCACGGCTTTGTGGTCGATATGATCGACTTCTATGTCGGCAACTGGCACTTCGCCACCTTCAACCTTGCCGATACGGCGATTTGTATCGGTGCGGCGCTGATTGTGCTGGAAGGCTTCCTGCCAAAACCCGCAGCGAAAGAGCAGGCGTAA
- the fkpB gene encoding FKBP-type peptidyl-prolyl cis-trans isomerase, whose product MSKSVQSNSAMLVHFTLKLDDGSTAESTRNNGKPALFRLGDTSLSEGLEQQLLGLKEGEKKTFSLEPDAAFGVPSPDLIQYFSRREFMDAGEPEIGAIMLFTAMDGSEMPGVIREINGDSITVDFNHPLAGRTVHFDVEVLEIDPVLEDVNADPVG is encoded by the coding sequence ATGTCTAAATCCGTACAGAGCAACAGCGCGATGCTGGTTCATTTCACGCTGAAACTTGATGATGGCTCCACTGCGGAGTCCACCCGCAATAACGGCAAACCGGCGCTGTTCCGTCTTGGCGACACCTCTCTGTCGGAAGGTCTCGAGCAACAGCTGCTGGGGCTGAAAGAGGGGGAGAAGAAAACCTTCTCTCTGGAGCCGGATGCCGCGTTTGGCGTACCGAGCCCGGACCTGATCCAGTACTTCTCGCGCCGTGAATTTATGGATGCGGGCGAACCGGAAATCGGGGCGATTATGCTCTTTACCGCTATGGATGGCAGCGAAATGCCTGGCGTGATCCGTGAAATCAACGGCGATTCCATTACCGTCGATTTTAACCACCCGCTCGCCGGGCGTACCGTCCATTTTGATGTTGAAGTGCTGGAAATTGACCCGGTACTGGAGGATGTGAATGCAGATCCTGTTGGCTAA
- the carB gene encoding carbamoyl-phosphate synthase large subunit: MPKRTDIKSILILGAGPIVIGQACEFDYSGAQACKALREEGYRVILVNSNPATIMTDPEMADATYIEPINWEVVRKIIEKERPDAVLPTMGGQTALNCALELERQGVLAEFGVTMIGATADAIDKAEDRRRFDVAMKKIGLDTARSGIAHNMEEALAVAADVGYPCIIRPSFTMGGTGGGIAYNREEFEEICERGLDLSPTKELLIDESLIGWKEYEMEVVRDKNDNCIIVCSIENFDAMGIHTGDSITVAPAQTLTDKEYQIMRNASMAVLREIGVETGGSNVQFSVNPKNGRLIVIEMNPRVSRSSALASKATGFPIAKVAAKLAVGYTLDELMNDITGGRTPASFEPSIDYVVTKIPRFNFEKFAGANDRLTTQMKSVGEVMAIGRTQQESLQKALRGLEVGATGFDPKVSLDDPEALTKIRRELKDAGAERIWYIADAFRAGLSVDGVFNLTNIDRWFLVQIEELVRLEEKVAELGINGLDADFLRMLKRKGFADARLAKLAGVREAEIRKLRDQYNLHPVYKRVDTCAAEFATDTAYMYSTYEDECEANPSVDRDKIMVLGGGPNRIGQGIEFDYCCVHASLALREDGYETIMVNCNPETVSTDYDTSDRLYFEPVTLEDVLEIVRIEKPKGVIVQYGGQTPLKLARALEAAGVPVIGTSPDAIDRAEDRERFQHAVDRLKLKQPANATVTAIEQAVEKAKEITYPLVVRPSYVLGGRAMEIVYDEADLRRYFQTAVSVSNDAPVLLDRFLDDAVEVDVDAICDGEMVLIGGIMEHIEQAGVHSGDSACSLPAYTLSKEIQDVMRDQVQKLAFELQVRGLMNVQFAVKDNEVYLIEVNPRAARTVPFVSKATGVPLAKVAARVMAGQTLAQQGVTKEIIPPYYSVKEVVLPFNKFPGVDPLLGPEMRSTGEVMGVGRTFAEAFAKAQLGSNSTMKKQGRALLSVREGDKERVVDLAAKLLKQGFELDATHGTAIVLGEAGINPRLVNKVHEGRPHIQDRIKNGEYTYIINTTEGRQAIEDSKLIRRSALQYKVHYDTTLNGGFATAMALNADATEKVISVQEMHAQIAK; encoded by the coding sequence ATGCCAAAACGTACAGACATAAAAAGCATCCTGATCCTTGGCGCTGGCCCGATTGTTATCGGCCAGGCCTGTGAGTTCGACTACTCCGGCGCTCAGGCGTGTAAAGCCCTGCGCGAAGAGGGTTACCGCGTTATCCTGGTGAACTCCAACCCGGCAACCATCATGACCGACCCGGAAATGGCCGATGCGACCTACATCGAGCCGATTAACTGGGAAGTGGTACGTAAGATCATCGAAAAAGAGCGTCCTGATGCGGTACTGCCGACCATGGGCGGCCAGACGGCGCTGAACTGCGCGCTGGAGCTGGAGCGTCAGGGCGTGCTGGCCGAGTTCGGCGTGACCATGATTGGCGCGACCGCCGATGCGATTGATAAAGCGGAAGACCGCCGTCGCTTCGACGTGGCGATGAAGAAAATCGGCCTCGACACCGCGCGCTCCGGTATCGCCCATAACATGGAAGAAGCGCTGGCGGTTGCCGCTGACGTGGGTTATCCGTGCATCATCCGTCCGTCCTTCACCATGGGCGGCACTGGCGGCGGTATCGCCTATAACCGCGAAGAGTTTGAAGAGATCTGCGAACGCGGTCTGGACCTCTCCCCAACCAAAGAGCTGCTGATTGATGAGTCGCTGATCGGCTGGAAAGAGTACGAGATGGAAGTGGTGCGTGATAAAAACGACAACTGCATCATCGTCTGCTCCATCGAAAACTTCGACGCCATGGGCATCCACACCGGTGACTCCATCACCGTGGCACCAGCCCAGACGCTGACCGACAAAGAGTACCAAATCATGCGTAACGCCTCGATGGCGGTACTGCGTGAGATTGGCGTCGAAACCGGTGGCTCTAACGTTCAGTTCTCGGTTAACCCGAAGAACGGTCGTCTGATTGTTATTGAGATGAACCCGCGTGTATCCCGCTCCTCCGCCCTGGCATCGAAAGCGACCGGCTTCCCGATTGCTAAAGTGGCGGCGAAACTGGCAGTGGGTTACACCCTCGACGAGCTGATGAACGACATCACCGGTGGCCGCACGCCGGCCTCGTTCGAGCCGTCTATCGACTACGTTGTGACCAAAATTCCTCGCTTCAACTTCGAGAAATTTGCCGGTGCGAACGACCGTCTGACCACCCAGATGAAGTCCGTCGGTGAAGTGATGGCGATTGGCCGCACCCAGCAGGAATCCCTGCAGAAAGCCCTGCGTGGCCTGGAAGTAGGCGCCACTGGTTTCGACCCGAAAGTGAGCCTGGACGACCCGGAAGCGCTAACCAAAATCCGTCGCGAGCTGAAAGACGCCGGTGCCGAGCGTATCTGGTACATCGCCGACGCCTTCCGTGCCGGTCTCTCCGTCGATGGCGTATTCAACCTGACCAATATCGACCGCTGGTTCCTGGTGCAAATTGAAGAGCTGGTGCGTCTGGAAGAGAAAGTTGCGGAGCTGGGTATCAACGGCCTCGACGCTGACTTCCTGCGCATGCTGAAGCGTAAAGGCTTTGCCGATGCGCGTCTGGCAAAACTGGCGGGCGTGCGCGAAGCGGAAATCCGTAAGCTGCGTGACCAGTACAACCTGCACCCGGTCTACAAGCGCGTGGACACCTGTGCGGCAGAGTTTGCCACCGACACCGCGTACATGTACTCCACTTATGAAGACGAGTGCGAAGCGAACCCGTCCGTTGACCGTGACAAAATCATGGTGCTGGGCGGTGGTCCAAACCGTATCGGCCAGGGCATTGAGTTCGACTACTGCTGCGTACACGCCTCGCTGGCGCTGCGCGAAGACGGTTACGAGACCATCATGGTCAACTGTAACCCGGAAACTGTGTCTACTGACTACGACACTTCCGACCGCCTCTACTTCGAGCCGGTTACCCTGGAAGACGTGCTGGAAATCGTACGTATCGAGAAGCCAAAAGGCGTTATCGTGCAGTACGGCGGCCAGACCCCGCTGAAGCTGGCGCGAGCCCTGGAAGCGGCAGGCGTACCGGTAATCGGCACCAGCCCGGATGCGATTGACCGCGCTGAAGACCGCGAGCGTTTCCAGCATGCCGTTGACCGTCTGAAGCTGAAACAGCCAGCCAACGCCACCGTGACTGCGATTGAGCAGGCGGTTGAGAAGGCAAAAGAGATCACCTACCCGCTGGTAGTGCGTCCATCTTACGTGCTGGGCGGCCGGGCGATGGAAATCGTCTACGACGAAGCTGACCTGCGCCGTTACTTCCAGACTGCGGTCAGCGTCTCTAACGATGCGCCAGTGCTGCTGGACCGCTTCCTGGATGATGCGGTGGAAGTGGACGTCGATGCCATCTGCGACGGCGAAATGGTGCTGATTGGCGGCATCATGGAGCACATCGAGCAGGCAGGCGTACACTCCGGTGACTCCGCCTGTTCACTGCCAGCCTATACGCTGAGCAAAGAAATTCAGGACGTGATGCGCGACCAGGTACAGAAACTGGCCTTCGAGTTGCAGGTGCGCGGTCTGATGAACGTGCAGTTTGCGGTGAAAGACAACGAAGTGTACCTGATTGAAGTCAACCCGCGTGCGGCGCGTACCGTACCGTTCGTCTCCAAAGCCACCGGTGTTCCGCTGGCGAAAGTGGCGGCGCGCGTGATGGCGGGTCAGACCCTGGCTCAGCAGGGCGTGACCAAAGAGATCATCCCACCGTACTACTCGGTGAAAGAGGTGGTACTGCCGTTCAACAAATTCCCGGGCGTCGACCCGCTGTTAGGGCCAGAAATGCGCTCTACCGGTGAAGTGATGGGCGTTGGCCGCACCTTCGCAGAAGCGTTCGCTAAAGCGCAGCTGGGCAGTAACTCCACCATGAAAAAGCAGGGTCGTGCGCTGCTGTCCGTGCGTGAAGGGGATAAAGAGCGCGTAGTGGACCTGGCAGCGAAACTGCTGAAGCAGGGCTTCGAGCTGGATGCGACCCACGGTACCGCGATTGTACTGGGTGAAGCCGGTATCAACCCGCGTCTGGTGAATAAGGTGCATGAAGGTCGTCCGCACATTCAGGACCGTATCAAGAATGGCGAATACACCTACATCATCAACACCACCGAAGGGCGTCAGGCGATTGAAGATTCCAAGCTGATTCGCCGCAGCGCGCTGCAGTATAAAGTGCACTACGACACCACCCTGAACGGCGGTTTCGCGACAGCCATGGCGCTGAACGCGGATGCCACCGAGAAGGTGATTTCGGTGCAGGAGATGCACGCGCAGATCGCGAAGTAA